One window of Kosakonia cowanii JCM 10956 = DSM 18146 genomic DNA carries:
- a CDS encoding SDR family oxidoreductase codes for MIALTGATGQLGQFVVEALLKTVPAKEIVAIVRNPAKAEALSKQGLIVRQGDYNDQAALTQALAGVEKLLLISSSEVGQRAAQHRNVINAAKAAGVKFIAYTSLLHADTSPLGLHVEHVETEKLLAESGIPFALLRNGWYSENYLASAPAALAHGVFIGAAGEGKIASATRADYAAAAARVISEEGHAGKVYELAGDKAWTLSDLAALLSEASGKKVVYQNLSEADFAAALKGAGLPDGLAEMLADSDIGASKGGLFDDSQTLSKLIGRPTTSIADSVNDLL; via the coding sequence ATGATTGCACTCACCGGCGCCACCGGCCAACTCGGCCAGTTTGTTGTAGAAGCCCTGTTAAAAACCGTTCCCGCAAAAGAGATTGTCGCCATCGTGCGTAACCCGGCGAAAGCCGAAGCGCTCAGCAAACAAGGCCTTATTGTTCGCCAGGGCGATTACAACGATCAGGCCGCCCTCACCCAGGCGCTGGCGGGCGTCGAAAAACTGCTGCTCATCTCCAGCAGCGAAGTCGGCCAGCGCGCCGCGCAGCACCGCAATGTGATCAATGCTGCCAAAGCCGCAGGGGTGAAATTTATCGCCTACACCAGCCTGCTGCATGCCGATACCTCACCGCTTGGCCTGCACGTTGAGCATGTGGAAACCGAAAAGCTGCTCGCCGAATCCGGCATCCCGTTTGCCCTGCTGCGTAACGGCTGGTACAGCGAGAACTACCTTGCGAGCGCACCGGCGGCGCTGGCGCACGGCGTCTTCATCGGTGCGGCGGGCGAGGGCAAAATTGCCTCGGCAACGCGTGCCGATTATGCCGCTGCTGCCGCGCGTGTAATTAGCGAAGAGGGTCATGCCGGCAAGGTTTACGAACTGGCGGGCGACAAGGCCTGGACGCTGAGCGACCTGGCGGCACTGCTAAGCGAGGCGAGCGGTAAGAAGGTGGTTTACCAGAACCTGAGTGAAGCAGATTTTGCCGCCGCGCTGAAAGGCGCAGGTTTGCCGGATGGGCTGGCAGAGATGCTGGCGGATTCCGATATCGGTGCCTCGAAAGGCGGGCTGTTTGACGATAGCCAGACCCTGAGCAAACTGATCGGTCGCCCGACAACCTCGATCGCCGACAGCGTTAACGATCTGCTGTAA
- a CDS encoding winged helix-turn-helix transcriptional regulator, with protein sequence MKQQTRPQTLSEQMRDGNLFAEQCPSRDVLKHVTSRWGVLILVALREGTHRFSDLRRKMGGVSEKMLAQSLQWLEQDGFVNRVAFPVVPPHVEYSLTPLGEQVSEKVAALADWIELNLPEVLAHHRERDVA encoded by the coding sequence ATGAAACAGCAAACTCGTCCACAAACCCTGAGCGAACAGATGCGCGACGGCAATCTCTTCGCCGAGCAGTGCCCCTCCCGGGATGTGCTGAAACACGTCACCAGCCGCTGGGGTGTCTTAATTCTGGTCGCTCTGCGCGAAGGGACGCACCGCTTTAGCGATCTGCGCCGCAAGATGGGCGGCGTCAGTGAGAAGATGCTGGCGCAGAGCCTGCAGTGGCTTGAGCAGGATGGTTTTGTTAACCGCGTCGCCTTTCCGGTGGTGCCGCCACATGTTGAATATAGCCTGACGCCGCTCGGAGAGCAGGTGAGTGAAAAGGTTGCCGCGCTGGCAGACTGGATTGAGCTGAATTTGCCCGAAGTGCTGGCCCATCACCGCGAGCGCGATGTGGCGTAA
- a CDS encoding AraC family transcriptional regulator, which yields MEGVPEQFIDERDSARFRHLAQLPGVELYHAHISRYAFEPHTHEAFGIGAIESGAERFRYRGTQHVAPTNAIVTMNPDEIHTGEAVGEEGWRYRMVYLDPDLLEQVTGVRHWWFRDVTRLDALRARQICGHIYALWHTDDPLAQQGVLLDLIDTFRPLAQHAPQRPEGAHRFERVREYLHDNYMRSLTLDDLASVASLSPYHFQRQFKAHFHVTPHQMLMAIRLWRAKHFLTQGMPAADVAALTGLTDQSHLTRAFTLRYGITPVRYQKQVARR from the coding sequence GTGGAAGGCGTACCTGAACAGTTTATAGATGAGCGCGACAGCGCGCGGTTTCGCCACCTGGCGCAGTTGCCGGGGGTGGAGCTGTACCATGCGCATATCTCCCGCTACGCCTTTGAGCCACATACCCATGAAGCGTTTGGCATTGGCGCGATTGAATCAGGTGCCGAGCGCTTTCGCTATCGCGGGACGCAGCATGTCGCCCCGACCAACGCGATCGTCACCATGAACCCCGATGAGATCCACACCGGCGAAGCGGTAGGTGAAGAGGGGTGGCGCTACCGCATGGTCTATCTCGACCCCGATCTGCTTGAGCAGGTAACCGGCGTGCGTCACTGGTGGTTTCGCGACGTTACGCGGCTCGATGCTCTGCGCGCCCGCCAGATCTGCGGCCATATTTATGCCCTCTGGCACACCGACGATCCGCTGGCGCAACAGGGCGTGCTGCTCGATCTGATTGATACCTTTCGCCCGCTGGCGCAGCACGCGCCGCAGCGCCCGGAAGGAGCGCACCGTTTTGAGCGGGTGCGCGAATATCTGCATGACAACTATATGCGCAGCCTGACGCTCGACGATCTGGCAAGCGTCGCGTCGCTCAGCCCCTATCACTTCCAGCGCCAGTTCAAAGCCCATTTTCACGTCACGCCGCACCAGATGCTGATGGCAATCCGCCTGTGGCGCGCCAAACATTTCCTTACCCAGGGGATGCCTGCGGCAGATGTCGCTGCCCTCACTGGCCTGACGGATCAATCCCACCTCACCCGCGCCTTCACCCTGCGCTACGGCATTACCCCGGTACGCTACCAAAAGCAGGTTGCGCGCCGATAA
- a CDS encoding DMT family transporter, translated as MVSGVLYALLAGLFWGLIFVGPLIVPDYPAALQSTGRYLALGLIALPLAWFGRARLRQLTRSDWWTALWLTLMGNLIYYVCLASAIQRTGGPVSTMIIATLPVVIPVCANLLYSQRDGKLAWGRLLPALIAIAIGLGCVNVAELRQGIADFSWSRYGSGIALAFVAVACWAWYALRNARWLRENPDKNPMMWATAQALVTLPLSLVGYLAACLWLDVQQPDFALPFGPRPLLFIGLMFIIAVLCSWVGALCWNIACQRLPTVIVGPLIVFETLAGLLYTFLLRQSLPPLLTLLGITLLIGGVVMAVASKPQKARITSLEQP; from the coding sequence ATGGTAAGTGGTGTGTTGTATGCCTTGCTCGCCGGGCTGTTTTGGGGGCTGATTTTTGTCGGGCCGCTGATCGTGCCGGATTACCCGGCCGCCCTGCAATCGACTGGGCGCTACCTGGCTCTGGGGCTGATCGCGCTACCGCTGGCGTGGTTTGGGCGCGCGCGTCTGCGCCAGCTAACGCGAAGCGACTGGTGGACGGCGCTGTGGCTCACGTTAATGGGCAATCTGATCTACTACGTCTGCCTTGCCAGCGCTATCCAGCGCACCGGTGGCCCGGTGTCGACGATGATTATCGCCACGCTGCCGGTGGTGATCCCGGTCTGTGCCAACCTGCTCTACAGCCAGCGTGACGGCAAGCTCGCGTGGGGCCGGCTGCTACCGGCGCTGATTGCCATCGCTATCGGGCTGGGGTGTGTGAATGTTGCCGAACTGCGCCAGGGCATTGCGGATTTTAGCTGGAGCCGGTATGGCTCAGGGATTGCGCTGGCCTTTGTTGCGGTGGCCTGCTGGGCGTGGTATGCGCTGCGTAACGCGCGCTGGCTGCGGGAAAACCCGGATAAGAACCCGATGATGTGGGCAACGGCGCAGGCGCTGGTGACGCTGCCGTTATCCCTGGTAGGCTATCTTGCGGCGTGTCTGTGGCTTGACGTTCAGCAGCCCGACTTCGCGCTCCCCTTCGGCCCGCGTCCGCTGCTGTTTATCGGCCTGATGTTCATCATTGCGGTGCTCTGCTCGTGGGTGGGTGCGCTGTGCTGGAACATTGCCTGCCAGCGCCTGCCGACGGTGATTGTCGGCCCGCTGATCGTCTTTGAAACCCTTGCCGGGCTGCTCTATACCTTCCTGCTGCGCCAGAGCCTGCCGCCGCTCTTAACTCTGCTCGGCATTACCCTGCTGATTGGCGGCGTGGTGATGGCAGTCGCGTCGAAACCGCAGAAAGCCCGTATCACATCCCTTGAGCAGCCATAA